One genomic region from Terriglobus aquaticus encodes:
- the pdxT gene encoding pyridoxal 5'-phosphate synthase glutaminase subunit PdxT, whose protein sequence is MSDDAHLSHTPRIGVLALQGAFEAHASRLRSLGAETVLVRTPEQLAGLDGLIIPGGESTTFLKHLERGGFFDALKTFARDTPTFGTCAGAILLATGVRNPEQRSLAAMDITVERNAYGRQNESHILETETSIPGGPLEMVYIRAPRIAETGPEVTTLAERNGSPTLVRQGHLLAATFHPELSEDPRVHQLFLDIVRSTK, encoded by the coding sequence ATGTCGGACGATGCTCACCTGTCGCACACACCACGCATCGGTGTGCTTGCCCTGCAAGGCGCGTTTGAAGCGCATGCATCGCGCCTTCGTTCGCTCGGAGCGGAAACCGTCCTGGTCCGCACTCCAGAGCAACTCGCCGGCCTCGACGGCCTCATCATCCCCGGCGGTGAGTCCACCACCTTTCTGAAGCATCTGGAACGCGGTGGCTTCTTCGACGCCCTCAAGACCTTCGCGCGCGACACCCCGACCTTCGGCACCTGCGCCGGCGCCATCCTGCTCGCCACGGGCGTCCGCAACCCGGAGCAGCGCTCGCTTGCCGCCATGGACATCACGGTCGAACGCAACGCTTACGGCCGCCAGAACGAATCGCACATTCTCGAGACCGAAACCAGCATTCCCGGCGGCCCGCTTGAGATGGTGTACATCCGCGCTCCACGCATCGCAGAAACCGGCCCCGAAGTGACCACGCTCGCCGAGCGCAACGGCTCCCCGACCCTCGTCCGCCAGGGCCACCTCCTCGCCGCCACCTTCCACCCGGAACTCTCCGAAGACCCCCGCGTGCATCAGCTCTTTCTCGACATCGTGCGGTCGACGAAGTAG